One Diadema setosum chromosome 8, eeDiaSeto1, whole genome shotgun sequence genomic window carries:
- the LOC140232252 gene encoding alpha-2A adrenergic receptor-like, protein MPRNRSKSPCTTPSWIREVLHASLAGSREVSAGPGTSNYKPMTTSLGSHVENMSVASAATTSDFITTSNTSTPLCSSSLYHDDHDPTSLSVMVDGVALAIIFVGAFFANLMAMTTILGDRGLRSNCHNLLILNLTIMDMGVTISSMPFSIWSIYDNGILLSNNQLLCKINGSGALFFTFGNFTTIMVISFDRFLTVVHSTRFPSSRRRIIGFIVFCWVVPALYVTPATFDLVSGFEFSYNTHHCSPDWGHRVYFLVWFVFIFCITVPIMTMCYVCVIRAIRQREAQLNRYVGDANDKSVGSASASGRRMSLGGIINLAMADGVGFSKRTAAKTTTQPSSYTSDGVWIGGCSLSQNAPAEEEASVKVKKKSIGERVNSRRKSERIRSKLSSTSLDRLSAEKRVTLIGLLLVMTTIVCWAPYSIIHSCFITICIPHWLGVASMWLGYVDSLLDPLIYSFMNRQVRARYRALIGCCRVDCTSRAPSRLVSSDRSTN, encoded by the exons ATGCCTCGAAATCGGTCGAAATCACCGTGCACAACACCCAGTTGGATCAGGGAAGTTCTACACGCCTCCCTGGCtgggagcagggaggtgagcgCTGGCCCAGGGA CCTCGAACTATAAACCCATGACGACGTCTCTTGGCTCACACGTGGAGAACATGTCAGTGGCATCTGCAGCAACGACATCGGACTTCATCACCACCTCCAATACGTCAACACCGTTGTGCTCGTCGAGTCTATATCACGATGACCACGACCCGACGTCTCTTTCCGTCATGGTGGACGGTGTGGCTCTGGCCATCATATTCGTCGGTGCTTTCTTCGCCAATCTCATGGCGATGACTACGATCCTGGGAGACAGGGGACTGAGATCCAACTGTCATAACCTCCTCATCTTGAACCTGACGATCATGGACATGGGCGTGACGATCTCGAGTATGCCTTTCTCCATCTGGTCTATCTACGACAACGGTATCCTCCTTTCGAATAACCAACTCTTGTGCAAA ATAAATGGTTCAGGCGCACTATTCTTCACTTTCGGAAACTTCACGACTATAATGGTGATTTCGTTCGATCGCTTTCTGACCGTCGTGCACTCCACGCGGTTTCCTTCCTCGCGACGTCGTATTATTGGCTTCATCGTCTTCTGTTGGGTTGTCCCGGCTCTCTATGTAACCCCGGCAACCTTCGATCTCGTGTCCGGCTTCGAATTCAGTTACAACACTCACCACTGTTCTCCTGACTGGGGCCACCGTGTCTACTTCCTCGTTTGGTTCGTATTCATCTTCTGCATCACAGTCCCCATAATGACGATGTGTTACGTCTGCGTCATTCGCGCTATTAGACAGAGGGAGGCTCAACTCAATCGCTACGTCGGAGATGCTAACGACAAGAGCGTCGGTTCCGCGTCGGCGTCGGGCAGGCGAATGTCGCTCGGGGGAATCATCAACCTCGCCATGGCCGACGGGGTCGGCTTTTCGAAAAGGACAGCTGCTAAGACCACGACTCAGCCAAGCAGCTACACTTCGGACGGAGTCTGGATCGGTGGCTGCAGTTTGTCGCAGAACGCTCCCGCGGAGGAAGAAGCATCTGTAAAGGTGAAGAAGAAGAGTATTGGTGAGAGGGTCAACAGTCGACGGAAGAGCGAGAGGATCAGGTCGAAGCTGTCGTCGACGAGCCTCGACCGGCTGAGCGCGGAGAAGAGAGTCACACTCATTG GACTTCTCTTGGTTATGACGACCATCGTATGCTGGGCACCGTACTCCATCATCCACTCTTGCTTTATCACCATCTGCATCCCGCACTGGTTGGGCGTGGCGAGCATGTGGTTGGGCTACGTCGATTCCCTCCTCGACCCACTCATCTACTCCTTCATGAATCGCCAGGTCCGCGCCCGTTACCGAGCTCTCATCGGCTGCTGCCGCGTGGACTGCACTTCACGCGCGCCCAGTCGGCTGGTTTCCAGTGATAGATCCACCAACTGA
- the LOC140231552 gene encoding enoyl-CoA delta isomerase 1, mitochondrial-like, producing MSRILRFLRPCVQHAKGCTATIPATQRALPAIQAFSRLFSDSAGLVKVDKEEGYAVMHLNSPPVNSLNTPMLQAITETIQDLEDDNRMQGLILTSACPKIFSAGLDIMEMYQKSNESTDRFWRSLQDMWLTLYGTRLATIAAVNGHSPAGGCLMATSCDYRIMADGAYTIGLNEVHLGIVAPFWFKDVMQSTVGQRETERALGLGLLYKPQEALDIGLIDEISPEDQILDRAKEQLLKWTKIPGFARMTTKRLIRDANMQKLSEVREDDINMFTSFIQMEATQKHLGRYLASLKKK from the exons ATGTCGCGCATTCTTCGTTTTTTAA GGCCATGTGTTCAGCATGCAAAGGGTTGCACAGCAACTATCCCTGCTACTCAGAGGGCGCTGCCAGCAATTCAAGCATTCTCTCGGCTTTTCAGTGACAGCGCCGGACTTGTGAAAGTGGATAAGGAGGAAG GTTATGCTGTGATGCACCTGAACAGTCCGCCAGTCAACAGTCTCAACACGCCAATGCTTCAGGCGATCACAGAAACCATTCAAGACCTGGAAGATGATAATCGCATGCAGGGTCTCATCCTCACCTCG GCCTGTCCAAAGATCTTCTCGGCTGGCCTAGACATCATGGAGATGTACCAGAAGAGCAATGAGTCCACTGACAGATTCTGGAGGAGCCTCCAGGATATGTGGCTGACCCTCTATGGCACCCGATTGGCCACCATTGCGGCAGTGAAT GGTCATTCGCCTGCTGGTGGTTGTTTGATGGCAACATCATGTGATTACCGCATCATGGCGGATGGTGCGTACACCATCGGCCTCAACGAAGTCCATCTG GGAATCGTGGCTCCATTCTGGTTTAAAGATGTAATGCAAAGTACTGTAGGCCAGAGGGAAACGGAACGAGCCCTGGGACTTG GTCTCCTCTACAAGCCCCAGGAAGCACTGGACATTGGTCTCATCGATGAGATCTCCCCCGAGGACCAGATCCTTGACCGGGCCAAAGAGCAATTACTTAAGTGGACCAAGATACCAG GCTTTGCTCGGATGACGACCAAGCGCCTCATCCGGGACGCTAACATGCAGAAGCTCTCAGAGGTACGGGAGGACGACATCAACATGTTCACCAGCTTCATCCAGATGGAGGCGACTCAGAAGCACCTCGGGCGGTATCTTGCCAGTCTCAAGAAGAAATAG